ACACGCAAACGCTGGCGTCAACCGACTGTCGGTTTGTCATAAAATTGCCCGACAACTTGCCCACCCGATTCGCAAGGAGCAAAAACCATGGCCTATTGGCTGATGAAATCCGAGCCCGACGAACTCTCGATCAAAGGTCTGGAGAAGCTTGGCAAAGCGCGCTGGGACGGGGTTCGCAACTACCAGGCGCGGAATTTTCTGAGGGCCATGGCTGTCGGCGACGAGTTCTTTTTCTACCATTCCAGCTGCCCTGAGCCCGGGATTGCCGGGATCGGCAAGATTGTCGAAGCGGCCTATCCGGACCCGACCGCACTGGAGCCCGAGAGTCATTACTACGACCCGAAGGCCACCGCCGAGAAAAACGCCTGGAGTGCGATCGATGTGGCCCACGTCGAAACGTTCACGAACGTCCTGAAACTCGACTACCTGAAACAGCAAACTGCGCTGGCCGAGATGCCCCTGGTGCAGAAAGGTTCGCGGCTGTCAGTGATGCCAGTAACCGCCGAGCAATGGGCGGCGGTCCTCGATTTACGTTAAATAAGGCAGAACCACCCGGTCATTCTCTTTTCCCCGCCCAATAGGGTTAGGCTTGACCCTCAGTTGACTGGCATCAAATCGCCTTGGCGTTTGATCAGCCAGACTAGGACGTAACATACGCAGGATGCTCGCATGTCTACGCACAGCCGCTCTTCGATTTTTTTTGCCGGTTCTTTAATGGTTCTGCTCCTGGCCGCCGGCGGTTTTGGCTACTGGAAGTCGATGCATGACCGTCTGCCCGAAGGCCTGTATGTCGGCAACGGCCGCCTCGAAGCCACCGAAGTGCAGATCGCCAGCAAAACACCGGGGCGACTGGCCGAGGTGCTCGTCGACGAAGGCGACAAAGTCACCAAGGGCCAACTGCTGGCCCGGATGGACACTCGCACCCTTGAAGCCCAACGCCGCCAGGCAGAAGCAGAAGTGTTGCGCACCCGGGAAAACCTCGCCGCCGCACAAGCCAACGTGCAATTGCGCCTGAGCGAACAACTGCTCGCTCAACAGGAACTCAATCGCTCCCAGACGCTGTTCAAGCATGGTTTCGTCAGCGGTCAGATCATCGATCAACAGCAGGCGCGTATCGGCACTGGCAATGCCGCCGTCGCCGCCGCTCGCGCGCAAGAGTCCGCGGTGGGTGCGGCGATTGGCGCCGCTCAGGCACAAGTCGCACAGTTGACCAGCGAAATCGATGACAGCAGTTTGCGAGCCCCGATCGATGGGGTGATCCAGCTGCGCATGGCCGAGCCCGGCGAAGTGTTGGGCGCCGGCGGGCGCGTATTGCTGCTGATCGACCCAAACGATCAATACATGAACCTCTACCTCCCGGCCTCCGTAACCGGGCGCTTGGCAGTTGGCGACGAAGCGCGGATTTTGCTCGATGCCCTGCCTGATCACCCATTGCCGGCAAAAATCAGCTTTGTGGCAGCCAAGTCGCAATTCACCCCTAAAGAAGTCGAGACTCGCGACGAGCGGCAAAAACTGGTATTCCGCGTCAAGTTACGCCTGACTGATCCCAGCGCCCTGCCCCAGGCCAAACCCGGCATGCCCGGTGCCGGCTATGTGCGCACCGCCCCTGTTGGCTGGCCGGCCAATCTGCAATGACCGAACTGGCGGTTCATGCGACCGGCATCAATCATCGCTACGGCAAACAACAGGCGCTGAGTGATATCGCGTTCAGCCTGCCCGCCGGGACCCGTTGCGGCCTGATCGGCCCCGATGGCGCCGGCAAATCGAGCCTGCTGGGGCTGATCGCCGGGGTGAAAACGCTGCAGCAAGGACAATTGGAGGTGCTCGGCGGCTCGATCCAGGATCGTCGCCATCGCAACACCCTCTATGCGCGCATCGCCTTCATGCCCCAAGGCTTGGGCGGCAACCTTTATCCAGAGCTGTCGATCAGCGAGAACATCCACTTTTTCGCTACCCTGTTTGGCCTGTCAAAAGCCGAATGCGATCAGCGCATGCGCAATCTGTTACTGGCTACCGACCTTCTGCGTTTTGCCGATCGCCCCGCCGGCAAACTATCCGGCGGCATGAAGCAGAAGCTGGGCCTGTGTTGTGCGTTGATCCATGAGCCGGACCTGCTGATCCTCGACGAACCGACCACCGGCGTCGACCCCTTGTCCCGTCGACGTTTCTGGGAGTTGGTAGACGATGTGCGGCGTCAGCGGCCGCAACTGACACTGCTGGTCGCCACCGCGTACATGGAAGAGGCCGAGCAGTTTGAACATTGCCTGATGCTCGACGGCGGTAAGCTGATTGCCACGGGCTTGAGCAAGGAATTGGCGGCAGTCACCTCGAGCGGCAAACTCGACGAAGCCTTCACCCACTATCAGGGCGACAGTACCCACGACAATCAGCCCCTGGTAATTCCGCCTCGAACCGGCACCACCTCCGACATCGCGATCGAAGCCCACGATCTGACCCTGCGTTTCGGCGACTTCACGGCTGTAGACAACGTCAGCTTTGCCATCGGTCGCGGCGAAATTTTCGGCTTCCTCGGCTCCAATGGCTGCGGCAAGACCACCACCATGAAAGTCCTCACCGGGCTGATGCCCGCCAGTGAAGGCAGTGCCACGCTGCTGGGCAACCCGGTGAATGCCAAGGACCTGGCCACCCGCAAACGGGTCGGGTTCATGTCCCAGAGTTTTTCGCTGTATGGCGAACTCAGCGTGCGGCAGAACCTGGATTTGCACGCACGGCTGTTCGATCTGCCAAAAACCGACAGCGCACAACGCATTGACGAACTGATCCAGCGCTTCAATCTGGGCAGTGTTTGCGATCAACAGTCCGGGGCGTTGCCTTTGGGCTTGCGCCAACGGCTGTCACTGGCGGTGGCGGTGCTGCATCGTCCGGAAGTAATGATCCTCGACGAACCGACTTCCGGCGTCGATCCGGCGGCACGGGACGACTTTTGGCGACTGCTGATCGAGCTGTCGCGCGAGCAAGGCGTGACGATTTTCCTCTCCACTCATTTCATGAACGAAGCCCAGCGTTGCGATCGCATCTCGCTGATGCACGCTGGCAAAGTGCTTGCCTGCGATACGCCAACAGCGCTTCAACAGCAGTACAAGGGCGAGACGCTGGAAGCTGCATTCGTCACGTGCCTGGAACAGGCCCAGGACACCCCCGAGCCTTCAAAACCTTCAGAGCCTGCGAATGCGCTCGCCATGCCGGCGCTGCCAACCAAGGATCGCGGTTTCAGCCCAGGACGCCTGTGGGCGGTGGCGAGTCGTGAAGGCAAGGAACTGCTGCGCGACAAAGTGCGGATGGCCTTCGCCCTGCTGGGCGCCATTTTCATGATGGTGATTTTCGGCTACGGCATTTCTCTGGACGTAGAGCAACTCGCCTTCGCCGTCTATGACCAGGATCAGACGCCACAAAGCCGCGCCTACCTGGAAGCCTTTCGCGGCTCTCGGTACTTCGACGAGCAGCCCCCCATCCGCGATGCCAAAGAGCTGCATCGCCGCCTGCAGCGCTCGGAAATCAAACTGGCGCTAGAGATTCCACCCGGTTTTGGCCGGGATCTGTACGCCGGGCGCCAACCGGCTGTGGCAGCCTGGCTCGATGGCGGCATGCCGTTTCGCGCCGAGACCAGCCGTAACTACGTCGAGGCGGTGCACCAGGCCAATATCGAACAACTGGCCGAACAGAGCAGCCCCGCGCGGAACCGGCCAGCCGCCGCCCGACTGGAAACCCGCTTCCGCTACAACCAGGACGTGGTCAGCGTCAACGCCATCGGCCCCGGGGTCATGGCGCTGATCCTGGCGTTCATCCCCGCCATGCTGACGGCGCTGGGCATCGTGCGCGAGAAGGAACTGGGGTCAATCACCAACTTCTATGCCACGCCGCTGACCCGGCTCGAATTTCTGCTGGGCAAACAGGCACCGTATCTGGCTGTCAGCCTGATCAACCTCGCGGTACTGGTCGCGATGAACCGATGGCTGTTCGGGGTGCCGTTCAAGGGCAGCTTCCTGACGCTGACCTTCGGCGGGCTTCTTTATGTGCTGGCGACAACCAGCATGGGCCTGTTGATCTCGGCATTCACCCGAACCCAGATCGCCGCCATTCTCGGCACCATGATCATCACCAGCCTGCCGACCATCCAGTTTTCCGGACTGATCGTGCCGCGCTCATCCCTCGAAGGCGCGGCGGCAGTAATGGGGATGCTGTTTCCAGCCGGTTACTTCCTCGACATCGCCGTCGGCACGTTTACCAAAGCGCTGGACCTGCGACAGTTATGGCCGCAATGCCTCGCATTGTTCGGGTTCTTCCTCGCATTCACCGGGCTCAGCCTGGTCATGCTGAAAAAGCAGGAGGTCTGATGCATAAGCTCGCGCACATCCTGCGCCTGGGTCTCAAGGAACTCACCAGCCTGCGGCATGACAGCGTCCTGCTCCTGTTCCTCTTTTACGCCTTTACGGTTGCGATCTACATGCCGGCGGCGGGCTCGGTGATCGGCGTGCATAACGCCAGCGTGGCCATCGTCGACGAAGATCACAGCCTGCTGTCGCGACAACTGACCCAGGCGCTGCAACCTCCGGAATTCCAACGCCCGGTCCCGCTGCCATATGAGCAACTGGACCAGGTCATGGACAGTGGCCAGTACACCTTTGTCATCAATGTACCGGCGAGTTTTCAGACGGATCTGCTGGCCGGTCGTCAACCCGCCGTGCAAGTCAACGTCGACGCCACCGCCATGAGTCAGGCGTTCATGGGCGCGGGCTACATAGGACGAATTTTCCAGCGCGAATTGTTGAATTACAGCGGCCAGAGCGATGTGGCGAGTAAAGCACCGGCGCTGCTGACCACTCGCGCGATGTTCAACACCAATCTGGAAGGCGGCTGGTTTCTGGCGGTGATCCAGATCGTCAACAACATCACCATCCTTGCCATCATCTTGACCGGCACCGCACTGCTGCGTGAACGCGAACACGGCACCCTCGACCATTTACTGGTGCTGCCGCTGACGGCACTTGAAATCATGCTGGCGAAAATCTGGAGCAACATGCTGGTGGTGGTGCTGTGCACCTGGCTGTCGCTGGAGGTCATTGTCAAAGGCGCGCTGGGCGTGCCGCTGGCCGGCTCCCTGAGCCTGTTTCTGCTGGTGACTGCGGTTTACCTGTTCGCCAGCACGGCACTGGGGATTTTTCTCGCGACCCTGGCTCGTTCAACGCCCCAATTCGGTCTGCTGGCGATTCCAGTGATCATCCCGATGTTGCTGCTGTCCGGTGGCAGCACGCCGCTGGACAGCATGCCGCAATGGCTGCAGTGGGTGATGCAGGGCTCGCCGTCGACGCATTTTGTCAGCCTGAGCGCCGCGATATTGTTTCGCGACGCCGGCATCACTGTCGTCTGGCCCGATTTGCTGGCGCTCACGGCCATCGGCCTGCTGTTTTTCGCGATTGCGCTGATGCGGTTTCGCAAGAGCCTGGCGTCCTGAGAGACCGTGTCGCCCCTATCGCGAGATGGCTCGCGAAGAGGCTTACCCGGATGGCAAGGACTTACTGAATGATGAGGTTGTTGAACAACAAATCCTCAACCACCGGCTTGCCGGTTTCATCGTTCATGATCTGCTGGGTCTGCTTCAACGCTTCCTGACGCAGCTTTTCCTTGGCCTCGACGTTGTTCATCGCCTCGGTCGTCTGCTGGGCAAACAGCGCCACCAGTTGATTACGAATCAGCGGCTCGTTGGCTTTCACCAGCTGGGTCGCTTCATCGCCCGTCACCCGCAGTGCCACATCAGCCTTGTAGACCTTGAGCTTCGGGGTGCCGTCCAGCCCATAGTTACCCACGAACGGCGGGCTCAGGGTGATGTAGTTAACCTTTGGGGCTGCACCTTCTTTGGCTTCTTCAGCCACTGCTGCCACAGGCAGAGACAGGGCCAGCAACAACATGATCCACGCTTTCACAATTCGCTCCTTATCCGGTTTGCGGCCTAGCATAACGACCCGCCACGCAAGCACAAGCTTATGGCTGACTATCAGGGCGGGGCATGCTCGTTGACCCGTCGACTCACACACCTACACTTATCGGCCATCACTCCCAAAGGAATAGCCCTGATGAAAGCCGTGCTGTGCAAAGCCTTCGGCCCTGCCGAATCGCTGGTGCTGGAAGAGGTCGCCAGCCCTGTCGCGAAGAAGAATGAAATCCTGCTGGAGGTTCACGCCGCCGGGGTGAATTTCCCGGACACGCTGATCATCGAGGGCAAATACCAGTTCAAACCGCCCTTCCCGTTTTCCCCGGGTGGCGAAGCGGCCGGCGTGGTCAGCGCAGTGGGCGAGAAAGTCAGCCACCTGAAAGTCGGTGACCGGGTCATGGCGCTGACCGGCTGGGGCAGTTTCGCCGAGCAGGTCGCGGTACCAGGCTACAACGTGCTGCCGATCCCGACCTCCATGGACTTCAACACCGCCGCTGCTTTCAGCATGACGTACGGCACCTCGATGCACGCACTCAAGCAACGCGGCAACCTGCAACCGGGTGAAACCCTGCTGGTGCTCGGTGCGTCCGGCGGTGTCGGCCTGGCCGCCGTGGAAATCGGCAAAGCCATGGGCGCCCGCGTGATCGCCGCCGCCAGCAGCGCCGAAAAACTAGCGGTGGCCAAGGCTGCGGGCGCCGATGAACTGATCAACTACAGCGAAACCAGCCTCAAGGACGAAATCAAACGCCTGACCGACGGCCAGGGCGCCGACGTGATCTACGACCCGGTCGGTGGCGACCTGTTCGACCAGGCCATCCGCGCCATCGCCTGGAACGGCCGGTTATTGGTGGTCGGCTTCGCCAGCGGGCGCATTCCGGAATTTCCTGTGAACCTCGCACTGCTCAAGGGCGCTGCGGTGGTTGGCGTATTCTGGGGTTCGTTTGCTCAACGTCAGCCGCAGGACAACGCGGCGAACTTCCAGCAATTGTTTGGCTGGTTCGCCGAAGGCAAGCTGAAGCCGCTGGTGTCGCAGGTGTATCCGCTGAGCAATGCGGCGCAAGCGATCAATGATCTTGGCCAGCGCAAGGCGGTCGGGAAAGTGGTGGTGCAGGTTCGCTGAATCGTAGCAGGATGCAAAAAGGCCAGAACAACTGATGAGGTTGCTCTGGCCTTTTCGATACATGACTGGATAACAGACAGCGCTCCAGGTTTTCAATCAAAGCAACTCGCGAATTTCCTCCGGTAGAAAACGCACATACCGTGACGCCTGATGCGTATTACAACGCCGAACAATCGAAGGCACGCTCTTGTTGAGTTTAGCGATGAGCTCCAGACGTCTCGCCTCCGGCAATTGCGTAGGGGCAAGAGAGTGGGTCAGGTAACTGCGCGTCCAGCTGAACACCGGCATGTCCACCCACGAGTAGTCTGCAAGCCGCAGTGCTGCCTTGGCGACCTCACCACAACTCAACTTTTTCAACTCCTCGTTGGCATGAATCGGCATCTTGTCGTCCAGCCTGAACACCATCGGCGCGACCACCTGGATTTGCGCGGGTCGCTCGATGGAAACCTCCCAGGGCTTGTATCGCCATTGGCTCACCGCCGTTCGGGAGGCTTCGACAAGGTCGGGATGAGCGTCCTTTGAAGCCTCTACCAGGCTGACCGATCCGTCGGCATGAACGGTAAAGCTGACATTCAGCGCGCCGGTTATACCGCTTCGAGAAAGCGCCACCGGGTAAACCGGCTTGGGATTGTTCTCCGGAATCAGGAACACCTCGCCAGCCCTGACTTCGATGGACAAAACCAACAAAAGCACACACAAAAACCACCGCATAACTCCCACTCCTTCGCGACTGAAAAGCCAGATCTGGCAACCGCAGAAAGGTTAAGGCTCGATGATTTTTTACATAACGCCATGGCTTCCCCTTTAGACGCAGGACGTTTC
This DNA window, taken from Pseudomonas fluorescens NCIMB 11764, encodes the following:
- a CDS encoding energy transducer TonB; the protein is MRWFLCVLLLVLSIEVRAGEVFLIPENNPKPVYPVALSRSGITGALNVSFTVHADGSVSLVEASKDAHPDLVEASRTAVSQWRYKPWEVSIERPAQIQVVAPMVFRLDDKMPIHANEELKKLSCGEVAKAALRLADYSWVDMPVFSWTRSYLTHSLAPTQLPEARRLELIAKLNKSVPSIVRRCNTHQASRYVRFLPEEIRELL
- the rbbA gene encoding ribosome-associated ATPase/putative transporter RbbA, with amino-acid sequence MTELAVHATGINHRYGKQQALSDIAFSLPAGTRCGLIGPDGAGKSSLLGLIAGVKTLQQGQLEVLGGSIQDRRHRNTLYARIAFMPQGLGGNLYPELSISENIHFFATLFGLSKAECDQRMRNLLLATDLLRFADRPAGKLSGGMKQKLGLCCALIHEPDLLILDEPTTGVDPLSRRRFWELVDDVRRQRPQLTLLVATAYMEEAEQFEHCLMLDGGKLIATGLSKELAAVTSSGKLDEAFTHYQGDSTHDNQPLVIPPRTGTTSDIAIEAHDLTLRFGDFTAVDNVSFAIGRGEIFGFLGSNGCGKTTTMKVLTGLMPASEGSATLLGNPVNAKDLATRKRVGFMSQSFSLYGELSVRQNLDLHARLFDLPKTDSAQRIDELIQRFNLGSVCDQQSGALPLGLRQRLSLAVAVLHRPEVMILDEPTSGVDPAARDDFWRLLIELSREQGVTIFLSTHFMNEAQRCDRISLMHAGKVLACDTPTALQQQYKGETLEAAFVTCLEQAQDTPEPSKPSEPANALAMPALPTKDRGFSPGRLWAVASREGKELLRDKVRMAFALLGAIFMMVIFGYGISLDVEQLAFAVYDQDQTPQSRAYLEAFRGSRYFDEQPPIRDAKELHRRLQRSEIKLALEIPPGFGRDLYAGRQPAVAAWLDGGMPFRAETSRNYVEAVHQANIEQLAEQSSPARNRPAAARLETRFRYNQDVVSVNAIGPGVMALILAFIPAMLTALGIVREKELGSITNFYATPLTRLEFLLGKQAPYLAVSLINLAVLVAMNRWLFGVPFKGSFLTLTFGGLLYVLATTSMGLLISAFTRTQIAAILGTMIITSLPTIQFSGLIVPRSSLEGAAAVMGMLFPAGYFLDIAVGTFTKALDLRQLWPQCLALFGFFLAFTGLSLVMLKKQEV
- a CDS encoding EVE domain-containing protein translates to MAYWLMKSEPDELSIKGLEKLGKARWDGVRNYQARNFLRAMAVGDEFFFYHSSCPEPGIAGIGKIVEAAYPDPTALEPESHYYDPKATAEKNAWSAIDVAHVETFTNVLKLDYLKQQTALAEMPLVQKGSRLSVMPVTAEQWAAVLDLR
- a CDS encoding flagellar basal body-associated protein FliL encodes the protein MKAWIMLLLALSLPVAAVAEEAKEGAAPKVNYITLSPPFVGNYGLDGTPKLKVYKADVALRVTGDEATQLVKANEPLIRNQLVALFAQQTTEAMNNVEAKEKLRQEALKQTQQIMNDETGKPVVEDLLFNNLIIQ
- a CDS encoding ABC transporter permease — its product is MHKLAHILRLGLKELTSLRHDSVLLLFLFYAFTVAIYMPAAGSVIGVHNASVAIVDEDHSLLSRQLTQALQPPEFQRPVPLPYEQLDQVMDSGQYTFVINVPASFQTDLLAGRQPAVQVNVDATAMSQAFMGAGYIGRIFQRELLNYSGQSDVASKAPALLTTRAMFNTNLEGGWFLAVIQIVNNITILAIILTGTALLREREHGTLDHLLVLPLTALEIMLAKIWSNMLVVVLCTWLSLEVIVKGALGVPLAGSLSLFLLVTAVYLFASTALGIFLATLARSTPQFGLLAIPVIIPMLLLSGGSTPLDSMPQWLQWVMQGSPSTHFVSLSAAILFRDAGITVVWPDLLALTAIGLLFFAIALMRFRKSLAS
- a CDS encoding HlyD family secretion protein, coding for MSTHSRSSIFFAGSLMVLLLAAGGFGYWKSMHDRLPEGLYVGNGRLEATEVQIASKTPGRLAEVLVDEGDKVTKGQLLARMDTRTLEAQRRQAEAEVLRTRENLAAAQANVQLRLSEQLLAQQELNRSQTLFKHGFVSGQIIDQQQARIGTGNAAVAAARAQESAVGAAIGAAQAQVAQLTSEIDDSSLRAPIDGVIQLRMAEPGEVLGAGGRVLLLIDPNDQYMNLYLPASVTGRLAVGDEARILLDALPDHPLPAKISFVAAKSQFTPKEVETRDERQKLVFRVKLRLTDPSALPQAKPGMPGAGYVRTAPVGWPANLQ
- a CDS encoding NADPH:quinone oxidoreductase family protein translates to MKAVLCKAFGPAESLVLEEVASPVAKKNEILLEVHAAGVNFPDTLIIEGKYQFKPPFPFSPGGEAAGVVSAVGEKVSHLKVGDRVMALTGWGSFAEQVAVPGYNVLPIPTSMDFNTAAAFSMTYGTSMHALKQRGNLQPGETLLVLGASGGVGLAAVEIGKAMGARVIAAASSAEKLAVAKAAGADELINYSETSLKDEIKRLTDGQGADVIYDPVGGDLFDQAIRAIAWNGRLLVVGFASGRIPEFPVNLALLKGAAVVGVFWGSFAQRQPQDNAANFQQLFGWFAEGKLKPLVSQVYPLSNAAQAINDLGQRKAVGKVVVQVR